The nucleotide window ATTGTGTTcatctgcagggctgagctcccCACACAACTCGGGCTGACCTAAGGGGTTTATTAGCCTCCCTGTGACAGTACCTGAGCATTCCAACTTGAAGCTATATAGCTGTCCCTCTGGTTTCTCAGGTGGACACACACATCCATGCTGCAGCCTGCATGAACCAGAACCATCTTCTGCGTTTCATCAAGAACTCGTACTGTGTGGATGCTGACCGTGTAGTTTACGATGCCACAGGCAAACAGCTCACCCTGAAACAGCTTTTCAATAAGCTCAATATGCACCCCTACGACCTGACAGTGGATTCCCTGGATGTCCATGCTGTAAGTAGTAGGACATTTACCATAGGACCACTTTTTTTGTGACTCTCATCCACCTCTGTAAGCGTggcttttccccttcctgtgTACCCATGTCGTGTTGTGCAACTTTGTGTTTGTGGCAggatgcagcagctcctggctttcTCATTTTTGATTGTGCCCTCACTCAGCAGTTGTACTTGGgcccagtgtgtgtgtgtgtctgtgtgttgtATTTGCCCCTGATCCTCCCTCCTCCAGGGCCGGCAGACATTCCAGCGCTTTGACAAATTCAATGACAAGTACAACCCTGTGGGTGCCAGCGAACTGCGTGACCTCTACCTGAAGACAGACAATGCAATAAATGGCGAGTACTTTGCTACCATCATCAAGGTGAGAACACAGGGAAGGAGAGCTCTGTTCATCTGTGGTGCTGTTGTGCCCAGCGGCTAGAGGGCCCCTGTGCATCTCTCTGTTCTGGTGTGCAGGAGGTTGGCTCTGATCTGGAGAAAGCCAAATACCAGTATGCCGAACCTCGTCTCTCAATCTATGGGCGATCAGCTGAGGAGTGGCACAAGCTTGCCACTTGGTTCAACAAACATCGGATCTATTCCCCCAACATGAAGTGGATGATCCAAGTACCCAGGATTTAGTATGTGCTGTGGGTCTGGGAGAGCACTGTGCCTTATAGTGCACAGTACCtcattttttattctgatgAGATTATGGGGACAGTGGACTATGTTGTTCCTGTTAGAAGCTAATCCCCATCTCTGTCCATAGTGATGTGTTCAGGTCTAGGAATTTCCTCCCACACTTTGGGAAGATGCTGGAAAATCTATTTATTCCTGTGTTTGAGGCAACTATCAATCCTCAAGCCCACAAAGAGCTGAGTGTCTTTCTACGCCATGTAAGTATCACTTGATAACTTGTCATGGTGTGGTGACCACTCATGTTCCTGTTTGtgcaaaggaaatggaaaatgtcATCAGTGGACTAGTCCTACTGCCATGCTCTGGGATAGGGCGTGTGTCCAGAAGTGCTGGGAGGGGTCAGACTCCCTGAGatggctgctgtggggctgtgagAAATGCTGTCTGTTCATCTTCTGGAGAAGTGGTTTGGCGTGCGCCCTTGATAGAGCCTGGGGGTTTCTGAGGAGCAAGGTCTGCAGCCTTGCCACAGTCCCTGATTTTGGGTTGGGCAGGGGTTCAGGCTACAGCTTGGCTATGGCAGGCTGCAGTGGGCAGGACAATCCAGTCTGCCTGGGCATGATGAGGTGCACATCTTTGAGATGCATCTCTTTTGTTACCTTGTCAAACAGATCACTGGCTTTGACAGCGTGGATGATGAATCAAAGCACAGTGGACACATGTTCTGCACTAAAAGCCCAAAGCCAGAGCAGTGGACTTCTCAGAAGAACCCATCCTACAGCTACTATTTATATTACATGTATGCCAACATCCTAGTGCTTAACAACCTACGCAGGTGAGGCCCGGGATTTGTTAAGGGACCTGTGATGGGCTGTCAAAAGGGGGTTTGCTTCATGACCTGTCTCAGGTCTTTGTTGGTGTGGAAGAAGTGGGGCCCTCCTTGCTCTGCCACCAGTGTAGTTTGGCTCGTGTCCCAGAGCAATCCAAACACTCCTTGGTAGAAAGTGTAGGGTTTAGGATTCCAGGGAGGCATCTACTGCGtgcacagaggagaaaagagaacaagaaatGTGCTCCTAGGTCAAGCTGGATTATTGGGGATCACTTGTGGGCACAGAGCTGGACATGAAGTGAAGGAATTTTGCATCCTGTGCTACCTAACCCTGTACCTTGCCTGCTCTGAGTCCTTCTTCCTTGTACCTAGGCAGCGTGGAATGAACACGTTCCTCTTCCGTCCACACTGTGGAGAAGCTGGGGCCATCACACATCTCCTGACAGCTTTTATGACAGCAGATAATATCTCCCATGGTCTGAACCTCAAGCAGGTAATAGGGGTGGTCTGAcccagagcagcccaggggtggcagaggaggagaacaTGTTCACAGCTGGCCTCCACCGTAGCTGTTAATGGTGCCTCTGCTCTAGACTGACATGAACAGCCTGGGGAATGTCACATTAGCCTCTGGGTTTATCCAGGAATGTTTGGGGATGTAGATGAAAAACATTCAGACTTCAGGGGTTCAGTCTCACTATCACTAGATAGGCCTGTTATCACTGGAGCCAGCAGAGTTCTGAAATCAGACAGGTTTGAACTCACTTGGCCTCTTTTGTTCCATGTGGGCCCTGGAGGACTGCTAGCTTGCCCAGTTATTTTCTTGCACGCATGAGCTCTGCGCACCAGGCTTCCTGGCTAGGGCACTGCGTTGATCTGAGGAGTGACCCAGAGAGATGGAGACTTTATCTCTAACCTTACAACCTTGCTTGTCTTTGCAGAGCCCAGTGTTGCAATATCTGTACTTCCTTGCCCAAATTCCCATTGCTATGTCCCCGCTCAGCAACAACAGCCTCTTCCTGGAGTATGCAAAGAATCCATTCCTTGACTTCCATCAGAAGGGCCTCATGTTGTCCCTTTCTACAGATGACCCCATGCAGTTTCATTACACCAAGGTACGGTGCAAGCTTATCACCTGCTGTCAAAGCACTGAGGTGGGACTGTGTGTGCCTCTTATTTCAGGGAAGCCAGCAGCATCTGTAGAGGGCTCGGCATGCTGGGTCATCTCTGTACAGCCCTTCCAGCACGGGCTATACCGCAAAAGCTGCTGGCTTCTAACACAGCCTGTGGCTCTAGGAACCCCTGATGGAGGAGTATGCCATCGCTGCCCAGGTCTTCAAGCTCAGCACCTGTGACATGTGTGAAATTGCCAGAAACAGTGTCCTACAGAGTGGCATGTCCCATGAGGTGGGTGTGCTGGGTCC belongs to Calypte anna isolate BGI_N300 chromosome 26, bCalAnn1_v1.p, whole genome shotgun sequence and includes:
- the AMPD1 gene encoding AMP deaminase 1; this translates as MSRISEVDEALRSFAEKVFASEVKDEETRREFSPFDVEEICPISREEMRVHMMLRETSATAEKRRKRLFHLKTIALAIPVAQKSTTRLSDIDEVISTSPVYQTVPHFQRVQITGDYASGVAVEDFEAVCKGLYRALCIREKYMQQCLQRFPRTPSQYLSAIEGKVWRASDTGPVFTPPVKDGQDPFETGNLAEDLGYHLQMKDGVVYIYEDKAAADRNEPKDLPYPSLESFIADMNFLLALIAQGPVKTYAHRRLKFLLSKFQVHEMLNEMEEMKELKNNPHRDFYNCRKVDTHIHAAACMNQNHLLRFIKNSYCVDADRVVYDATGKQLTLKQLFNKLNMHPYDLTVDSLDVHAGRQTFQRFDKFNDKYNPVGASELRDLYLKTDNAINGEYFATIIKEVGSDLEKAKYQYAEPRLSIYGRSAEEWHKLATWFNKHRIYSPNMKWMIQVPRIYDVFRSRNFLPHFGKMLENLFIPVFEATINPQAHKELSVFLRHITGFDSVDDESKHSGHMFCTKSPKPEQWTSQKNPSYSYYLYYMYANILVLNNLRRQRGMNTFLFRPHCGEAGAITHLLTAFMTADNISHGLNLKQSPVLQYLYFLAQIPIAMSPLSNNSLFLEYAKNPFLDFHQKGLMLSLSTDDPMQFHYTKEPLMEEYAIAAQVFKLSTCDMCEIARNSVLQSGMSHEEKLKILGENYQEEGPQGNDIRKTNVAQIRVAYRYETWCYELNLIAEGLKAD